The following coding sequences lie in one Rutidosis leptorrhynchoides isolate AG116_Rl617_1_P2 chromosome 4, CSIRO_AGI_Rlap_v1, whole genome shotgun sequence genomic window:
- the LOC139842106 gene encoding uncharacterized protein translates to MKRELAYALEAQSQFSCFVGRTRSSKGSSDQFTDTKQKITRSSVNRSVKLTDEVSLNRRNKRIKNAIPDFDSVSVDKSKDDEESAAVKVVNAVEEDEVEAVNTVEEAAVEVVTGDESSAAEVANVRVGSVVAEVANGGEGSTVPELESAAAAEVAASEGKGGREVEEMYVKRKKKKNGVNGNSNTPKRFTRSLLKEKDENVEELETPTMKKLELKISKMIGLRRMPTNSKELFETGLLEGFRVYYKLDKEQGNLHGLIKGSGILCSCNLCDGNKVISISQFEMHAFKSYRHAIKHIYLENGKSLLDLIEICKATALETSEVARQTLISSLPVKGTSLCTNCNGSIEPSTGNLLFCESCLNMKQVQAEPVVATHEDVRITSPVLEAFTSNTLSISSDKKSQRGRKRKISSPVPESPTSNALSISPHKKSRRGKKRKSSNMDMTSSRSVSKAKPPPKKMKSKILKRSPKPGCLSTSTESATRCTASQQTKGKKPTIKNQHLHWAVFEKGGLPDGTELTYFCQGKKLLEGYKKGRGIFCSCCQTVVSASVFEAHAGWASRKKPYENIYISNGVSLHEYSVSLKINENRRCSVKFNDDACRICWDGGELVLCDGCPRSFHKECVDLDSIPRGKWYCKYCQQSMKLVADNANAVAAGRVTGIDPIEQIMTRCIRIVKNPENTDLVACVLCRCLDFSKKVFNDRTVIVCDQCERDYHIGCLRDNNMADLKALPKGKWFCCAGCERICSDLANLLTHEPTMIPDNLLTILRQKQNDNSVDTVANSELRFVLLSGKNASRDTRKLLAQTVDIFHECFNPIVDATSGRDFIPSMVYGRKIWSQDFARMLCAILTIDSNVVSVGVFRVFGEDIAELPLVATSKGNQGKGYFNVLFNCIERLLSSIKVKKIILPAAEEAKSIWTNKFGFETIAEPQLTELRQTCSGMMTFKGTSMLQKEILEAQNGVIVAGDDIINPSVE, encoded by the exons ATGAAGCGAGAGCTAGCGTACGCATTGGAAGCTCAATCTCAGTTCTCATGCTTCGTCGGCCGTACTCGGTCTTCAAAAGGTTCTTCCGATCAGTTTACTGATACTAAACAGAAGATTACGCGATCGTCTGTTAATCGTTCTGTGAAATTGACTGATGAAGTTAGTCTGAATCGACGGAATAAAAGGATAAAAAATGCGATTCCGGATTTCGATTCGGTTAGTGTCGAtaaatcgaaggatgatgaagaatcggcggcgGTCAAAGTAGTCAACGCCGTAGAAGAAGACGAGGTTGAAGCTGTTAATACCGTCGAAGAAGCGGCGGTGGAAGTAGTTACTGGTGATGAATCTTCGGCGGCTGAAGTGGCCAATGTCAGAGTAGGATCGGTGGTGGCGGAAGTAGCCAATGGCGGAGAAGGATCGACGGTGCCGGAATTAGAATCGGCTGCCGCGGCGGAAGTAGCGGCGTCTGAAGGGAAGGGTGGGAGAGAGGTGGAGGAGATGTATGTGAagcggaaaaagaaaaaaaatggggtgaatggtaatagtaatacaccTAAGAGATTTACGCGATCGTTATTGAAGGAGAAAGATGAGAATGTGGAAGAATTGGAGACTCCAACAATGAAGAAGTTGGAACTGAAAATATCTAAAATGATTGGGTTGAGAAGAATGCCTACTAATTCGAAGGAGCTATTTGAGACCGGTTTGCTAGAGGGTTTTCGCGTTTACTACAAATTGGATAAGGAG CAAGGCAATCTACACGGACTAATCAAAGGTTCCGGCATATTGTGTTCCTGCAATCTGTGTGACGGTAACAAA GTTATTTCAATATCTCAGTTTGAGATGCATGCATTCAAATCGTACCGTCATGCGATAAAGCATATATACCTTGAAAATGGAAAAAGTCTCCTTGACTTGATTGAAATTTGTAAAGCAACTGCGTTGGAAACATCAGAAGTAGCTCGTCAAACCCTAATTAGTTCATTGCCCGTGAAGGGAACTTCCTTGTGTACTAATTGCAATG GCTCAATTGAACCATCTACCGGAAATTTGTTATTTTGTGAATCTTGTTTAAATATGAAACAAGTGCAAGCTGAACCAGTGGTTGCAACTCATGAGGATGTTAG GATAACAAGTCCGGTTCTTGAGGCCTTCACAAGCAACACCTTGTCAATTTCGTCAGATAAAAAGAGTCAACGAGGGAGAAAAAGAAA GATATCAAGTCCGGTGCCAGAGTCCCCCACAAGTAACGCCTTGTCAATTTCGCCACACAAAAAGAGTCGACGAGGGAAAAAAAGAAA GTCATCAAACATGGATATGACATCATCCAGAAGTGTCTCAAAGGCTAAACCGCCACCAAAGAAGATGAAATCAAAGATCCTAAAAAG GTCACCAAAGCCCGGTTGTTTATCAACGTCTACTGAGAGTGCTACGAGATGTACCGCCTCACAGCAGACGAAAGGAAAAAAGCCAACAATAAA GAATCAGCACCTACATTGGGCGGTTTTTGAGAAAGGAGGTTTACCAGATGGGACTGAACTGACTTACTTTTGTCAAGGAAAG AAATTGCTAGAAGGTTACAAGAAGGGACGTGGAATTTTTTGTTCCTGCTGCCAAACAGTAGTCAGCGCCTCAGTGTTCGAAGCTCACGCTGGTTGGGCTTCTCGTAAAAAACC CTATGAAAACATCTACATCTCAAATGGAGTGTCTCTTCACGAATATTCAGTCTCGTTAAAGATTAATGAAAACCGAAGATGTTCTGTTAAGTTTAATGATGATGCATGTAGAATTTGTTGGGATGGTGGGGAACTCGTGTTATGTGATGGATGCCCGAGGTCCTTTCATAAAG AATGTGTTGATTTAGATAGCATCCCTCGTGGAAAATGGTATTGTAAATATTGTCAACAGTCGATGAAGCTTGTGGCAGATAATGCTAATGCTGTTGCAGCTGGAAGGGTTACCGGGATTGATCCTATTGAGCAAATAATGACACGTTGTATCCGTATTGTTAAAAACCCTGAAAACACTGACCTTGTTGCATGCGTTTTATGCAG ATGCCTTGATTTCAGTAAAAAAGTTTTTAATGATAGGACAGTTATTGTTTGCGATCAATGTGAAAGGGATTATCACATCGGCTGCCTCAGAGATAACAATATGGCTGATTTGAAG GCATTGCCAAAAGGGAAGTGGTTCTGCTGCGCGGGTTGCGAGAGAATTTGTTCCGATTTGGCAAACTTGCTGACTCATGAACCCACAATGATCCCCGATAATCTGTTAACCATATTGAGGCAAAAACAAAACGATAATTCGGTTGATACCGTTGCAAATTCTGAATTGAGATTCGTGCTTCTTAGTGGCAAGAACGCTTCTCGCGATACCAGAAAGTTGCTGGCACAAACTGTTGATATTTTTCAT GAATGCTTTAACCCCATCGTTGATGCAACGTCTGGACGCGATTTTATTCCCTCAATGGTCTATGG AAGGAAAATTTGGAGTCAAGACTTTGCAAGGATGCTCTGTGCAATATTGACTATAGA CTCAAATGTAGTATCAGTTGGGGTGTTTCGTGTTTTTGGAGAGGATATAGCCGAACTTCCCCTAGTTGCTACAAGTAAAGGTAACCAAGGAAAG GGGTACTTTAATGTACTATTCAATTGCATTGAGAGGCTACTTTCATCTATCAAAGTAAAGAAGATTATCCTTCCAGCTGCCGAGGAGGCTAAATCGATATGGACAAATAAGTTTGGTTTTGAAACCATAGCTGAACCACAG CTTACCGAACTTAGGCAAACGTGCTCGGGTATGATGACATTTAAAGGAACATCCATGCTACAAAAGGAAATTCTTGAAGCTCAAAACGGTGTTATAGTTGCAGGTGATGACATTATCAACCCTTCCGTTGAATAG
- the LOC139842105 gene encoding probable pectinesterase 15 — protein MNTKRSKLFWLSVISIALLSIILSLYNKDSNITWNIPIPDFVKRIIDRIQWRTLSCDANKWNSPLIAKYGVATVLTVDQKGCGKFRTFKQAVAAVPDKSPKPTLIIFDAGVYMEKVDVPKTKFNLIIQGQGYQNTFLAWNDTAASSNGTVFSYSVCVYAPNFRAHDISFKNTAPNPKQGVQGGQAIALRISGDQAAFYNCGFYGFQDTLYCESGRHYFKQCFIEGSTDFVFGNGRSLFEDCTINSVATGVGITGAIAAQQRNTSAEQTGFSFVNCRIVGIGNIWLGRAWGPYSITVFIRTSMSAIINPEGWNNFKDPSRDQKVFFGEHACTGPGSSFKGRVKYAKNLSVAEAKPYMDISYINGNLWLPKG, from the exons ATGAACACCAAAAGAAGTAAACTATTTTGGCTATCTGTTATTTCCATTGCTCTCCTCTCCATTATTTTATCACTCTACAACAAGGATTCAAACATAACTTGGAACATTCCAATACCCGATTTCGTAAAACGGATCATCGATCGAATACAGTGGCGTACGCTTTCTTGTGATGCAAacaaatggaactctccacttatAGCTAAATACGGTGTAGCGACAGTTTTAACCGTTGATCAAAAGGGTTGTGGCAAATTCAGAACCTTTAAACAGGCAGTGGCTGCTGTTCCTGATAAAAGCCCAAAACCAACTCTTATTATCTTCGATGCAGGCGTATACAT GGAGAAAGTAGATGTGCCAAAAACTAAGTTTAATCTGATAATTCAAGGCCAGGGTTATCAAAATACATTTCTTGCTTGGAATGATACTGCAGCTTCAAGTAATGGCACTGTTTTCAGCTATTCGGTTTGTGTTTATGCCCCAAATTTCAGAGCTCATGATATCAGTTTCAAG AACACAGCTCCTAACCCAAAACAAGGTGTCCAAGGAGGACAAGCGATTGCTTTGAGAATTAGTGGTGATCAAGCAGCTTTTTATAATTGTGGGTTTTATGGATTTCAAGATACTCTTTATTGTGAATCAGGAAGACATTATTTCAAACAGTGTTTCATCGAAGGTTCGACAGATTTTGTCTTTGGAAACGGTAGATCATTATTTGAG GATTGTACAATAAATTCGGTAGCGACTGGTGTTGGGATAACAGGAGCAATAGCGGCACAACAAAGGAATACGTCAGCAGAGCAAACAGGGTTTTCATTTGTGAACTGTAGGATTGTTGGAATAGGTAATATATGGTTAGGAAGAGCGTGGGGTCCATATTCGATAACCGTTTTCATAAGAACTTCAATGTCTGCAATCATTAATCCTGAAGGCTGGAATAACTTTAAAGATCCCTCTAGAGATCA GAAAGTTTTCTTCGGAGAACACGCGTGCACTGGTCCAGGGTCAAGTTTCAAAGGACGGGTGAAGTATGCTAAGAATTTGAGTGTGGCAGAGGCCAAACCGTACATGGATATCTCTTACATAAACGGAAATTTATGGCTTCCTAAAGGCTAA